The genomic region ATTTGGATCTTTCAGATACCATGCAGATTGTGTTAATGCACAATGTttacaaatcaatatatatatatccgtcGGTATATAGAGACAATGCACGTTAGCTATAAATTTTGTCCCCTAAAATTAAAACCTGACACAGTCACTGTGAAGGAACAAGAAAAGAGAAGATCGTGCAAAGGGAATTTGGATCTTCTAGATTCCATGTAGAAAAGTCAAATCTGAGGGGAGCTAAACTGGATCTTTATTTGTTATTTCTCTTTTGGTCCAGATAGTGGAGTTCCTAGGTACCTTGCATGTAAAAATTAAACCTAATATGAGATTGAAAATCATTGATGTTTCCATGAAAATAGCCCAATTAATTTAGAACCTGTACATACAAGTATTGTGGTTGTTAAggaataaacaaaatatatggtCTAGGTGTATGAGTCCATATTATTATAGGCTATCCACCAATTATTCTCCTATAAAGACAGAGGAAATGGGTCCTGGCCAATCCATGCATACACATGAGCaactaaaatgtaaaaaaagaaaaggaagattgTATATATGCTATATACCAACTTGTCCACTGCTAGAGCTAGGTAGATCCTCACTTCTCTGTCCTCCTCGATTCACATTCTACGCAACCAAAGTCCTCAAATCacttttatatatttctcaaccaaacaaacttctcattttttatttttttatttcaaccaTGCATGCCTGCCTTTTGCAATCATTGTTAATTTGTTCACTGTGAAATTGTTGCTCCGAGAGGTAGCTTTGAGGCAACGTCTCTCTCTGGCCTTGAGACGACTTTTAAATAGGACGTTATTTGATTTCGTGTTTAATGTGATAATGTCACAAAGAAGAGGATACAGGCTATGGCATATTGGCATAGGAATGTAGTGTAGGTTCGAGGATCATGATAATGAATACTCAAAGATATTCTAAGAGGTTAACTAAATAGTTCCTAAGGTCTTATGATATTTATGATTTTGGGTTCCTTGTTATAATCTGGTGTGTGTGGGATAAGGAAACTAAATACATTCGatgaaataatcaaatattCGAAGATGTTTAAATACTCTCATttgtcaaaaattaaataaaaaaagttatattagaACTGACTACAActacatgcatatatatagtTAATGTAAAATACGAATACTCAAAGCTAAATTATTCCCACTACGTTACCTTTAGGTAAACCATAAACATTCACTTACTAACATTAATGTAACTAGATACCTACCATCAAGGCTAAGTTTGATTAATTGTGGTGTGTCTTCGTGTTAAAACCCCTTTTCCTCTTCTTATGTGTGtgcatttcttaaaaaaagagagCTAAGTTTGATTTAAATGGGAAACTATAAGAGAAAATAAGTAGAATATATATAGATGTTACTTGTTAGatgtgtcttttttttaaatgtcaaacCTTACTTGTATTTGAGGTTTGAAGGTTATTAGCGGTTATTGTAAGTCATAAATGTTACATTTGCCCCGATCTTATGGGACACCTATCTTGATTTGTTGTTTACCCATTCCTCGATTTTTGAGATAGTTATTCAATTGGGCTCTAACTCTCTTCCTTTAAATTTCTAATTCCTTGTAATTGCTTGACTAGTCAGTGAATAGTTGCCATGTAATTAGCAAACATATGACTAATATTTCAATTAAGTAatgttataaacaaaaaaattttcacaatagttttttttttgttaaggaaAAACACTATTAGATATTATTAGGGAAGATTGGTTAAATCAGCCTGAGTACATAAACAAATTGTGGTGGAATATctcatggttttgaaactcgGACCGCTCAatgaaccgtaaaagggagaggtttaAGGTTGGATTAAGGTTGAACCGATgtcgaaccgtgatgacgtcataattaatttaataattatttaaaaaatatataaatatattaaattagtaaaaaaaaagaaaatttaactaaaatagttctatatatatatatatatatatagaaatttattttgaaaataaacattTATCAACTTAAGATTTATGGTGAATTTATTATAGAATTAACATTACTTTAAATATTAATCTAATACAAGAATTTAttgtataaatattataaaaatactaaGTAAGAATATCATTACGCTAATTTCTAATTTAGAATAtctacattcataatatttttacaacaaattataagttgGTTCGAATTTgaacttattattaaaattacttttttttcaacaataacaaccattAACAATctaccatttaaaatttattataaaaatatcataatGATAACATTCTCTTTCTCacccaataaaaatttaaaatctacttctttttatttcctcCATTCACCTGCCACTCCAGTGGCAAGTGGCAACAAGACATCACGTTtgtcttatcaaaaaaaaaaaaaaagacatcacgTTTGTACCGCAGGACATCAACTTtaccacttcttttttttttttttttaatttcccaaGGCTTCCATTTCCAAGATTTAATCTACACCacaccttttaaaaaaatccctGCACAAAGTCAGCCTTTAACTCCTAcatatttttcccttctttcATCTTCTTAGTCTTTGTTTCTTCCGTCGCTTCAACCTCCCAGTTCCCAGTTCataccttttcttcttctttcttacctttctttaattttcttaaaccAGTTTACGCAACATCTAGACGGTGTAGAGGCAAGAAAACAAGacagggagagaaagagaagaagattaAGAAGAAAAGTTTTGGACAGATAACAAATGAGAGACAGAGCTAACGAGATAGAGATAATTGGATCTCAATATTTACAATGTTTGACAGCATCTCATAGTGGTTGAAGCTTCAACCATGGTGATAAGGTGCTGtgagcttttaatttttttttaaattttttaaatttattttttaaaaagcgTTGATCTGAACCGTAAGAGCCGTTCACCGTTCTCAAATCTGGGCGGTTCAACCATGGTTCGAACCGTTTCGCACTTTTTGTGTATAAAACAGTTCTGGTGGTTAAAAGAACTATGTTAGTAGGAGATTTCCGGTTATTTCGGTCGGATTGTACGGTCCGGTTTGGGTCTACAAACTATGAAATATCTTCTGTTCACACATTAAAATACGAAAAAGGTAAAGTATGCttagataaattttattacCTTTTCGTTTAACACGAGAGTAATATAaccgaagaaaaaaaaacgagCTTATACATTAGGAATGAGGAGGCCACAAGATGACAAAGGAGCACCCTCCTCCGCTAAAGCACCCATGAGAACCTGAGAATCACCTTCCAGAATTGTTCTGACCACGCCTAATTCAAAGGtgaattttacaataattttcacaataattgagtAACAAATTTTCACTTGGACCTATTGGTCACATTAGTTCTTAACTTACCAACAACAACTTGTCACATTGGTTGAAATTTTTATGGTGTATTAGTCTACTCGATCAATGTGTGTCGCCCTCTCCTCACAGCACGTCTTACAGCAACCGGCCAATTTATTTGGTATAACCAAAGACATCATTTTATCAACAAAAGCACTTATTATTTGTGCCCCTTCAATAGCTAGTAATTAACAATGACCTCCTTTGTCTTTGTTAGTCTAGTCCATTCCCATTGATAGTTACCATGaatgaataataacaaaattactaatattgtaataataatCTTTCATTCCCTTTTAATTAGGCCACAAAAGTCTGCTTCCCACATTCAGTTGAAACTCCCCCAAATGAATCCaaaaagaattcaaagaaaacaaaataaagaatcttTGGCATGTATCTTTGATAATCTTATTGCAGTGAAATACATAGCCATGGCCATCAAAGTGATAtaacagttaaaaaaataaacaaaaaaaataaaaaaaaataaagtctcacaaaaagtttaaaaagattgattaaaaatagaagagaagCCCATGAAAGCAAGCATGTTTCAAACATGTCGATATCAAAGACAGCTAAATTACGTTCACTATTATTAATTGTTTAGTGAAAGAGAAAACTAGCCTAGTCAGAATCATGATGATATCTTCATGATTATTGTAATTCAACCTCGTCACGTTTCCTTCTcatcatttttctcttcttcgcCTCCAAATCTGGCTTTTCTCTCACATGAAATCCTAGCCGTCCATTCACTCTCGCTACcctctatatatacatatacccCTCACACTCTCCCACCATAGCTCTAATATTTTCAAGCTCTTCTATCTTCCTCTCCTTAAAACTCTCTCTATAACTCTTTCTTTTGGTTTTCATTTTATAGACGAAAGGTCTAGTTCTGAGAGCCTGAGCGTACTGCACCAATGGCTTGCTTAAATGTCTGCAGCAACAAGGTTAGTGAAACTTCTTTATATTTCCATGAAACTATGTGATAAAAATGCATACTTTCTGTTGCTACATTTCTTGGATAAATTTACAAGCTGCTCTTCATCATATATGTTACTAATCAATACCATATCCAAATCTATTTTGTGTTGTTCATTCATTTTGGCATTTAGTTTTGTCATCAAAGCTCAGATCTTCCATGCATGGGATCCTCATGTAGCATGTTGCACTTTTGGGAAAGTGTTGGCATGTATATTTCGACGCTGGGCAGAGTAACGTACCCCTAAAATGTTGCAGAAACCTCTCTATCTTTTtgtttccttgttttttttcttggttaaaCAGGCAAgaactactctttttttttttttggataagcaGACAAGAACTACTTCTTCTATCTAGAACAAGAATATATGATGCTACATATAATTTTGGACTTAACCTAATAGACCAAAAACAAGGAATATAGCCAAActtgtttataattttaaaaacaaaaaatgcttGAAAGagttaaaactttaaaaaaatgactaGCCACACATTAtgttttatcttctttttatttttttttatttatacaaacAAACACATTATGTTTTACCAACGTGGGTTGATGGATCCAACACCAACATACTTTGAATCCGGTTGGGACTTGTAATTCTTGATCCTAACAAAATGAAGCGGCTCTAGCTCTAGCTCTGGCTCTGGCCCTTATCATTAGAACCTAGGTCTATATCCAATGAACTTATTTATATTCTCTTATTTTCTTGGCAAAAAGAAAGAGTTagtacaaaaatataattatacttaaagaataaaattataattatgataattataaattgatattttaagtGAAACTTATTGAAGATCACCCACATGACAAGCAATAAGAGAAGCCACGTAtcttgattattattttttcagaaATGATTCTTCAAAAGATTTAGTGCTCAAACTTTCATGTCTAAATAGGAAGATTTGAGCTCAAACTTTCATGTGGTTCCCAGCTGACGTGTGGAGAAATATTGGTTGTCAGACTCCATGTAAAGTGAGTCTCACGTGAGTCAAGCTGTCTCTTCAGTCTTCATTAAgttgatttgttatttttgtgttttgttattattcattttttcccaaaaagtAAAGATACCATATCTATGGTGTGGATGTCAAATCGAAGTCctgcataatatttttttttttctacattaagttcattgaaagattttttttattgggaaaaaaattatagaattttttttttgtaaaaataaaataaaataccatttattatagaaatataaacaataatctacataaaaaaataaaatttaaaagtataaaagtaaatagtataaaatatttGCTGTATACAgattatataaaagtaaaaagaaagcaatataTATCCAATGGTcatattgctttctttttattgCTCATAATCTTTTATGTAGAAATTACCATATACAAGTATGTAgcaaaacttttttcaaaacgTCAATTCGTTTTAGCTAAAAGCCATTATAAGAATAGTATTGACATGAGTTTTAAATATGAAAGCAAGAATTCAATTAAATGGAAGTTAATTGGTTATTAAACTGTATTGTCTTTATTTATGTGCTTTTGATATGGAGAAGAGAGTTCCTCATAATTGATTTAACATTTagagttaagaaaaaaaatttaatatataagatGTCAATTAAAACTAGGGATTTGGATTgaagaaataatttatttgttacaAAAGGTCGAacaaaaggtttttattttttataattttaaattgagCTCATATGTCTAAAAAACTGGttataaatatatcaaaatcTAGGCTTGGGCGTGGGATCATGATGCTGTCAGTCCTATATTTAGATCTAGATCGATCCTACCTTAATTctactaattaattaaaaaaattatagtgagATTCAAATCGTATAACAATTCTAGAATCTTAAAACTTTAAGGTCCTATTGATCTGAATTGGGATTTTAACAACCACATATCGAGATCAAACCCGTACCCTCCAAGATGTAAGAGTTTGGAGGTACCTAAGCCAAAGGCTTGGTCATTTCTAAAGtctgtaaaagaaaaaaaaaaaaacaattaggagAAGCGATTTGAATCAATATTCTCCCCACTTGGAGAATCAGTCCATGTCACTAAGTTACAATATATTTGAGAATTTGTTGGTCTTTCTCGAAACTATACTTATAAAAACATCAAATtgttaaatactaattactatttatttttttttttttttttttttttttttttttttttttttttttttttttcctttaatggatttttttttggtgtggtttTAGCTTATATTTAATTCTCTTAAGAAAAAAGTGTTAGGTGGTTTTGACTTTTGAAACTTCATATTGTTAACTACTTTCAATTCTCTGCGTAGGCTCGTTAATTAAGTTAATGGATTATGAatcaaaaaaaatcatggataATGTGTGTTCTGATTCTTTTatggtttaagaaaaaaaaaaagaaaaagaaaaatgaaaaactgtTAGCCATAAGTCAGATTTTATAAATGATGTAGTAGTTTAATGGTACGTTCTATCAAAGCTTTTATTTCTTCTAATTAAAGCTTTTGCTTGACCCTAAGCGACGTATCTGAATTCTGAATCAGTTACAAACCATGCATCATGCATGCTTCATAAAGCAAAGGTTATTATGTGGAATATCTCtacctcttttattttctttggaaattgaaaaagttcAAACATCAAAAAACAGTTTAGCTTGTCCTTTAATTATATTTGCCAACTtcactaaaaataaaagagaacagAAACAATTTTTGCTAATTTCTTACGCAGCAAACTTGTCATTCCAAATCCATGTCTCCAATTTCCAAAATACCCTTTATCACAGATACAAATAGTCATAACATATGCACAATTAATAGTTAAAAACATCAAAGAACACACAGGTTGTTATCACTGACTATCATATTCGACATGGAGGGATTTTCTACAGTTCATTTAATGTAACACTTGTGGGTAAGGTATTTGCACGCCAAACTTGTCACGTCCATCGCACTCTTCATGGCCGTCTACATTTTATctctaaataaaatttggtCCTACAATCTTCTACAAAAATAGGCTAACATCTTGGTGTTTGTGGCATTAAAGTCGCGTAAGCTTGTACGGCTCGAAATCTTCTCTCTCACAATATGTGTGGTTAATATGCCGTAGTGAACTGATAATTATACAGGATAACGTATATATCAtatgtataaaataattattgacCAAATCTAAATGGACTAAACCACACAAGCATATAACTTAATTAATGATGCTTCATAATATTTACTTGTTTCATTTTGTTACGAGGACCTTAAATGCTCTATCATTATCTTCTGGTTGAGATTTAAAGTAGCTAGTCTTTGCATTGAGATCATATATATGCTCctcttaattttaattgtttggtTGGATTGTTAGTTGAGAATCAATATGAGTGAGACATATCTATTTCCACGTGAACTTTCAGGATGCCGTGGATGGGAAGATCAAACAGGGGCAAGAGACTTGTACGCTTGATGGAACTGTAGATTGGCATGGCCGCCCTGCAATTAGAGAGAGATCTGGAACTTGGGTTGCTGGAATTTTGATCCTAGGTAATTCTGCTCTTCTACACTGCTTGTGTTTTATGTTATCTTTTCTTGAGGACATTTGTTAACTGTTTTAATACAATTTTCATggtaaatataaaaagaaaaaattgtaaaaaaaaaattattattttttttcataaataatttctaaatataGTTCAGGATATCTGTTAACTTTTCTtgtaaaaagtttctaaaaattgCTCTTAAactaatgcttttttttttttttttgttaaaaatatctTAAGATGCAAACATGAAAATcatctcttatttttttgttttcaacatATTCTCAGTAACCAAGAAAAGCCTAAagtacatatatttatatatatatatatatatatatatatatatatatatatatatatatgaacggAGCCAGAACTTGGAGTTATGGAGCACGGTTTTATTGTTAGCTATATGTAGTAGCTTTGGCTTTTGGCTCTATTGCTTAGCCagcaaaagttttatttttatttttatttattttttatgtgtgtgtagaACCCTTCTTTTGTtggtaagaacaaaattattttgtttaaagttttttaaagggctaagttttttgtttttggtaaaattggttgattagtctctctctctttctttctttttttttttttttttttttttttttttttttttgttgcatgttggtaatttttgttgctaGGCTAATATTTTGGgcttgcatatatatatatatatatatatatatatatatatgtatgtatgtattttttttagattttagatctataattttttttatggattttaaaagaaggaaaatactAAATCTacaaatttttgttgtaattagtggttattagtaagtaaaaaagtgatataagtGGTGGACTCAGATGCAAACTAGTAAGAATTTGCTATCTCAATAAtctataaaaatgttgtataaAAGTTTGTAACTGTAGCATTTCTCTTATAATGATTAATAAGGAGGATAAAATGTAGCTTTATTGAACGaagttgctaaaattagtacctatatatagttatataattatcttatttaaaaaaaattagggggggcaTTGcccatgtgtatatatatttttttatcattatgcAGTTCTTTAGCAAATAAGATTCCTCTTCTTGAGTCACCGCTGTGTTGTAATAATCTACAAAGACAGCAAAGCTGCATGGAGTTTTTCTAAAAGTGCTACTAATtatgttttatatttctttatttctagATATAAATGCCTCATGTGGAAACAAAAAATACGAATATTATTGGCGATCGTTATGACGTTATGTAGCAAATAAgataccccttttttttttttgaattattgcTTAGTATAACTAAACAACCAATAATTTCAAGATAGCAAAACTcactatattttttgtttgtgttggaAAATAATTATCACAGTGAATCAAGGGCTGGCTACATTGGCATTCTTCGGAGTAGGAGTGaacttggttttgtttttgacaaGAGTGTTGGGTCAAGACAATGCTGATGCAGCTAACAATGTTAGCAAATGGACAGGGACGGTCTACCTATTCTCTCTACTTGGTGCCTTCCTTAGTGAGTCCTACTGGGGGAGGTACAAGACTTGTGCCATCTTCCAAGCTATCTTTGTCATTGTAAGTTGGCATCATTTGATATATTTTCTTTCCCATTGACACATGCATGGACCCATAAGCACTCaatgactcattttttttttcttagtggTGAAAGATATTTTTAAAGATGAGTAATGCTACGGCCATagattattttacaatatttttacaaattattgttgTGGTCAACTTTATATTAGTTTTCAACTGGATTCACtaataatatcacttttttatttactaataatcactcatcacatcaacaatttgttaaaaattttgtaaaaaaatttgtatctctaatatttttctttaaagataCTATAGCTTTTACTACATAGATATTACAAACTAATTTATCACCTATCAATAAAAGTATATTCAAACACTTATTTATTACGTTGTTAAAGTGTACTAACCACTTTCATTATAACATAAATTTGTAAACCTTTGTAATATAGTGGTACTTTTAACATTTGTCTTCCTCCTAGTCCaattaattatttctcaaaagtGTAAATCTTACTGTTCATATGCTTATGTGAATCTCGTGGTATATATGACAGGGCCTGATATCATTATCGCTATCATCATACATGTTCTTACTCAAGCCTAAAGGCTGTGGTAGTGACCAATCTCATTGTGGATCTCATTCATCCTTCGAGATAGCACTGTTCTACTTTTCCACTTACTTGATTGCCCTAGGGAATGGAGGGTATCAACCAAATATAGCTACATTTGGGGCAGATCAATTTGATGAAGAGGACCGTAAGGAAGGGTACTCAAAAATATCCTTCTTTAGCTACTTTTACCTGGCTTTAAACCTTGGGTCTCTCTTTTCAAACACTATTTTGGGCTATTTTGAGAATGAAGGTATGTGGGCTCTAGGATTTTGGGCTTCAGCTGGCTCTGCCACTCTAGCATTGGTCTTGTTTCTTTGTGGAACCCCAAGGTACAGGCATTTTGAACCAAAAGGCAACCCTCTCTCTCGGTTTAGCCAAGTGTTGGTGGCTGCAACAAGAAAATGGAAAGTTGAGATGATGCCAAGTGGAGAAGATCTGTTTGAGTtagaagaaaaggaaatttcTAAAAATGGGGATAGAAAGATGATCCACACTCAAGGATTCAAGTAAGTTCATATCCTTCTACCTTTAAATTACTTATGAATACTTTAGGTAATTAAGGAAATGTAACATGTAGTCAACTATGATTATTCTGTTGAGAATTTATcacttaatttaaaattttaggattaaggcttggttgttgttaGATGGATGAATGTTACATTGTTGTGAATTAAGGGGAGAGCTAGCACTTTTGATACAAAAATTCAGTTTCACAATTTATCGTCTTCAGCTGTATATACATATCTTTCTAGGTAAAATTGGCACTCAGTGCGTAATAAGTTATTCTTTATAATAACTCACTGCTAGGCAGAGCACATGATCATAAGTGTCTTGACCAAATATGATGTTGAAGTTGCATTCATTCTAGATTTTTGACTGACAACTTAAGCCTCTACCATTTTTAGGCTTTGGCATTTTGAAAtagtatataactatatatgcTAAATGGTTTTCATATTCACCTCATCAGATTCTTCGATAGAGCTGCCGTTATCACCTCAAAGGAATTCAACCAGATTGACAAGGATGCTCGTGATCCATGGCACCTTTGCACTGTGACACAAGTTGAAGAAGTGAAATGCATTTTAAGACTTCTTCCAATTTGGCTATGTACAATAATGTATTCAGTAGTATTCACTCAGATGGCATCTCTCTTTGTGGAACAAGGTGCTGCCATGAAAACCACCATTTCAACCTTCCACATTCCTCCAGCAAGCATGACTAGTTTCGACATTCTCAGCGTAGCGGCTGTCATTTTCATTTACAGGCGGGTTCTTGACCCTCTTTTTGCCTCTACCACAAAAAATGCTAAAGGACTCACAGAGCTTCAGAGGATGGGAATTGGTCTTGTTATAGCAATATTGGCCATGATAGCAGCTGGGGTTGTAGAGTATTTCAGATTAAAATATGCAACAACAGAATGCGCCCAATGTGAAGGGTCTAGTTCCTTGAGCATCTTTTGGCAAATTCCACAGTATGTGCTTATAGGAGCATCTGAGGTTTTCATGTATGTTGGTCAACTAGAATTCTTCAATAACCAAGCTCCCGATGGTTTAAAGAGCTTCGGAAGTGCGCTTTACACGACATCAATGTCACTAGGAAACTATGTAAGTAGTTTGCTAGTGACAATTGTGATGAGAATTTCTATTAGAGGTGAAATGCCTGGTTGGATCCCTAGTAACCTTAACAAAGGTCATCTAGACCGGTTCTACTTCCTCCTAGCAGCTTTGACAATGGCGGATCTAATAGTCTACATTGCATGTGCCAAGTCGTATAAGTATATCAAGTTTGAAGGAAAGAGTGGAATCAAAGAAGGCAATGAGCTTGAGCTTAGAGTATAAGCTGTGGTAGTATTAGTTTGGCCATATTTTGATGAAGGCTACGTGTGATAAATAAAGTAAGAAGCATTACTGTAGAAGAGAGTGATTTTGCCATGATACTCTGAGAAATGCTTACCCTTTTCATTTCTCTAAGttgagcatatatatatatatatatatatatagggtgtTTTAGGAAGGAGATGTACTGATGTAATCATGATTTGTAACGAAAGCCTTAATGTAACTTACTTTATAGCAGTGTTTGGATTCAGACGAAaaacatttcctttttttttttttttaccagaaACATGTGAACACAGACCTATCCGTGGGTCTcgtgcacgggacccacaacCACTTTGAACATTTACACAATTCACTAAAATGACACTGTTAGTGGGTCTAGTACATTGTTCACGGGACtcataaatatctttttttaccaaaactttaattaaaaattggtcCTACGacactatttacatatttaaaaattattttgctacagtgctttcagttttcagcaaaataagttttatCTAAACGAATTCTATATATACGTAGGGAGTATTACACTATTACTTCTCATTGTGTACATATGACATTGTCCATTGCATGTTATAACATCGAGTGCCAATGCATTCAATAACAGTAATTGCCCAGAGTCCTTTGTAATTTCATTGGCATGAACTCTTGGGTTGgatattctaaaatttattcAAGGAAAATATAGTTATATTGTACACTTTTATACAAACTAGCATGTAATGTAATCCATGAAAATGCATtgatgtatttaaaattaaagacaatttttattataaaaatataaataattatttttattattaaaaaaaatagcatgtaacatattaaaagaaattaattacaCTTAACATTTCCAAAGACAATTTTTACCATTCCccattttaaaaaactaaaataaaataagggtaTGTAAGTCAATTATTCTACCTATCAAACGAATGTTCTAAAAATATTAGTTAACAAATGCCTATATGACCAAAATAAGCTGGATTAAATTATTGCAATGACATctttattgtaatagataattatttcattttggcATTGTGATAGGTTATGAAATAGTTGATATTAGGTTATTGCAATGACATATTCGTTGCAATTTCATATTTGTCATTACAATTGAttgttaaataattaatatttaattattgcaATGATAACTTCATTGCAATAAGctattagtttaaaatttttattgcaataaatttcaaaatttattgatatcaatttattgcaacgatttctttattttaatttattgtaacaatttttcctaatatattaaaacttctattgcaactgaaaatttattcatttaaaagattttctttgtttctaatttaTGTCAGTTACAAAGCATTACATTTACTAGTGTCATCTTTCCGCTCTGGTTCTTCCCCACATTGCCCGTACTCATTTCCACCCCAGGCATAAGCTCGGCCTTGTTTATCCACAGCCAAACAGTGCCACCCACCAATTGCGGCCTGAACAATTTTAACATTGGCTAGTGCCTTAACTTGGCTCGGATGTTCTCAGTTTTGGTCTCTGGTGGGTGCCCCAATGTCCCTCTTTGGTTCCACCCCCACgtgaacaatttatttatttatttatttttaattcttatcATTAGATTTTGTAAGTCAAAACTAAAAAGTCAAACCATAAATAATTACAGTATGTTATTTGGTTATGTAGTTTACCATTTGATGTAGCTCAATTAAACTAGTTGTAATGTTTTC from Castanea sativa cultivar Marrone di Chiusa Pesio chromosome 11, ASM4071231v1 harbors:
- the LOC142617727 gene encoding protein NRT1/ PTR FAMILY 7.3-like isoform X1; the protein is MACLNVCSNKDAVDGKIKQGQETCTLDGTVDWHGRPAIRERSGTWVAGILILVNQGLATLAFFGVGVNLVLFLTRVLGQDNADAANNVSKWTGTVYLFSLLGAFLSESYWGRYKTCAIFQAIFVIGLISLSLSSYMFLLKPKGCGSDQSHCGSHSSFEIALFYFSTYLIALGNGGYQPNIATFGADQFDEEDRKEGYSKISFFSYFYLALNLGSLFSNTILGYFENEGMWALGFWASAGSATLALVLFLCGTPRYRHFEPKGNPLSRFSQVLVAATRKWKVEMMPSGEDLFELEEKEISKNGDRKMIHTQGFKFFDRAAVITSKEFNQIDKDARDPWHLCTVTQVEEVKCILRLLPIWLCTIMYSVVFTQMASLFVEQGAAMKTTISTFHIPPASMTSFDILSVAAVIFIYRRVLDPLFASTTKNAKGLTELQRMGIGLVIAILAMIAAGVVEYFRLKYATTECAQCEGSSSLSIFWQIPQYVLIGASEVFMYVGQLEFFNNQAPDGLKSFGSALYTTSMSLGNYVSSLLVTIVMRISIRGEMPGWIPSNLNKGHLDRFYFLLAALTMADLIVYIACAKSYKYIKFEGKSGIKEGNELELRV
- the LOC142617727 gene encoding protein NRT1/ PTR FAMILY 7.3-like isoform X2, producing the protein MPHVETKMNQGLATLAFFGVGVNLVLFLTRVLGQDNADAANNVSKWTGTVYLFSLLGAFLSESYWGRYKTCAIFQAIFVIGLISLSLSSYMFLLKPKGCGSDQSHCGSHSSFEIALFYFSTYLIALGNGGYQPNIATFGADQFDEEDRKEGYSKISFFSYFYLALNLGSLFSNTILGYFENEGMWALGFWASAGSATLALVLFLCGTPRYRHFEPKGNPLSRFSQVLVAATRKWKVEMMPSGEDLFELEEKEISKNGDRKMIHTQGFKFFDRAAVITSKEFNQIDKDARDPWHLCTVTQVEEVKCILRLLPIWLCTIMYSVVFTQMASLFVEQGAAMKTTISTFHIPPASMTSFDILSVAAVIFIYRRVLDPLFASTTKNAKGLTELQRMGIGLVIAILAMIAAGVVEYFRLKYATTECAQCEGSSSLSIFWQIPQYVLIGASEVFMYVGQLEFFNNQAPDGLKSFGSALYTTSMSLGNYVSSLLVTIVMRISIRGEMPGWIPSNLNKGHLDRFYFLLAALTMADLIVYIACAKSYKYIKFEGKSGIKEGNELELRV